The following are from one region of the Vitis riparia cultivar Riparia Gloire de Montpellier isolate 1030 chromosome 14, EGFV_Vit.rip_1.0, whole genome shotgun sequence genome:
- the LOC117930408 gene encoding GDSL esterase/lipase 7-like — MAMMNSSSALTLFCCFTIFFQFLSVNSRDSPPLAPALYVFGDSLFDSGNNNLLPTLAKANYLPYGMNFPKGVTGRFTDGRTVPDFIAEYLRLPYSPPSISVRTSVPLTGLNYASGVCGILPETGSLFGKCLNLDDQIELFRLTVELKLVASFGSKKEISEYLSKSIFIFSIGNNDYINNYLLPLLYDSSKRYTPQQFAQLLVGRLSQGLKNLYILGARKMIVFELGPIGCMPWITRRSKKGQGQCDEEANSLVSHFNNDLGSMLKGLTSTLSGSTFVLGHVNWLGYDAIKNPSNYGLRDTSTSCCNSWLNGTATCIPFGKPCANTNEHFFWDGFHLTEAVSSLVANACINGSSVCLPMNMEGLLKI; from the exons ATGGCTATGATGAATTCTTCATCAGCACTGACGCTCTTTTGCTGCTTCACCATTTTCTTTCAGTTTCTCTCTGTGAATTCACGCGATTCTCCTCCACTTGCACCAGCTCTATACGTCTTTGGCGATTCTTTGTTTGACAGCGGCAACAACAATCTTCTGCCGACTTTAGCTAAAGCCAACTATCTGCCCTACGGCATGAATTTCCCCAAAGGAGTCACTGGAAGATTCACAGATGGTAGAACTGTTCCAGACTTTATAG CTGAATATCTCAGGCTACCGTATTCTCCGCCCTCGATTAGTGTTAGGACATCGGTGCCGCTGACGGGGTTGAATTATGCTTCTGGGGTGTGCGGAATCCTCCCTGAAACTGGAAGCCTGTTT GGCAAATGCTTGAATTTGGATGACCAGATCGAGCTGTTTCGACTGACGGTTGAACTGAAATTGGTCGCTTCTTTTGGGAGTAAAAAGGAGATTTCGGAATACTTGTCAAAGTCCATATTCATATTCTCCATAGGCAACAATGACTACATCAACAACTACCTCCTACCCCTATTGTATGATTCAAGCAAACGTTACACCCCTCAACAATTTGCTCAACTCCTTGTGGGCAGACTCTCTCAAGGTCTGAAG AATTTATATATACTTGGAGCCAGGAAGATGATTGTGTTCGAGCTTGGCCCCATTGGGTGCATGCCATGGATAACAAGGAGGTCGAAAAAGGGTCAGGGACAATGCGACGAGGAAGCGAACTCTCTTGTATCACATTTCAACAATGATCTCGGTTCGATGCTAAAAGGATTAACATCCACCCTAAGCGGCTCAACCTTCGTACTCGGTCATGTGAATTGGCTAGGCTATGATGCGATCAAAAACCCTTCAAATTATG GTTTGAGAGACACTAGCACTTCATGCTGCAACTCATGGCTGAATGGGACAGCGACATGCATTCCATTTGGAAAGCCTTGCGCCAACACAAATGAACATTTCTTTTGGGATGGTTTTCACCTCACTGAGGCTGTTTCTTCACTTGTTGCCAATGCATGCATCAATGGTTCCTCGGTTTGCCTTCCCATGAATATGGAGGGCCTCCTTAAAATTTGA